The following proteins are encoded in a genomic region of Chitinivibrionales bacterium:
- a CDS encoding HAD-IIIA family hydrolase, translating into MNALLLPGSGLNVEQNLSEKDQDKLNQLILFLRNRGYNEILVDSQANSNALRDYINNSVSANTKLDILEYEIPLITNKISRFDKNDFILLIDSLPDYACDLNLLNKYQSEYNAELILACTVEFSNTGFYLDDSYQIIWKNEKKFAKEESFIPSGFSLCRRDTLLKHISEAKSLQIRQLLRAEKAFGIPVPKFPYHDYHKLSKALFLDRDGIINEDSHYVHKIEDIQFCPGIFDLCSDAQRRGYKIIVATNQAGIARGYFEHGDVESVHAWMATVFAKHGIAIEGFVYCPYHEKGNVAEYTGHSLFRKPEPGMFLDAAEKHNIDLTHSIMVGDKNSDRIKLPYLRSYIIKSQYVPTGYDFESLDSFRRFIFKAPQIPK; encoded by the coding sequence TGTGGAGCAGAATCTTTCTGAAAAAGATCAGGACAAACTCAACCAATTGATTCTTTTTTTAAGGAACCGTGGATATAATGAAATATTAGTTGATTCTCAGGCGAATAGCAACGCACTTCGTGATTATATTAATAACTCAGTATCTGCCAATACCAAATTGGATATCCTTGAATATGAAATACCGCTAATTACAAATAAAATATCAAGATTCGATAAGAATGATTTCATCCTTCTAATCGACAGCCTGCCCGATTATGCATGCGATTTAAATCTTCTTAATAAATATCAAAGCGAATATAATGCCGAATTGATCCTGGCGTGCACTGTTGAATTTTCAAATACCGGATTTTATCTGGATGACTCTTATCAAATAATCTGGAAGAATGAAAAGAAATTTGCCAAGGAAGAAAGTTTTATACCATCCGGCTTTTCGCTGTGTAGAAGAGACACATTGCTAAAGCACATTTCCGAGGCTAAAAGTTTACAAATACGTCAACTGCTCAGGGCTGAAAAAGCTTTTGGAATCCCGGTTCCAAAGTTCCCGTATCATGATTACCATAAATTAAGCAAAGCCCTGTTTCTCGACAGGGATGGGATCATCAACGAAGATTCCCATTATGTTCACAAAATCGAAGACATACAGTTCTGTCCCGGCATATTCGATCTTTGCAGCGATGCCCAGCGCCGGGGATATAAAATCATTGTGGCAACCAACCAGGCAGGCATTGCCCGCGGGTATTTCGAACATGGCGATGTTGAATCTGTACATGCTTGGATGGCGACAGTGTTTGCGAAGCATGGAATTGCCATAGAGGGGTTTGTTTACTGCCCGTATCACGAAAAGGGAAATGTTGCTGAGTACACCGGGCACTCACTCTTTCGTAAGCCGGAACCGGGAATGTTTCTTGATGCAGCAGAAAAGCACAATATCGATCTGACGCACTCCATTATGGTGGGCGACAAGAACTCCGACCGGATCAAGCTTCCCTATCTCCGGTCCTATATAATTAAAAGCCAGTATGTGCCGACAGGCTACGATTTCGAATCGCTGGATTCTTTCCGCCGCTTTATATTCAAAGCTCCCCAAATTCCGAAATAA